A window from Pseudonocardia cypriaca encodes these proteins:
- a CDS encoding dihydrofolate reductase family protein gives MGRIVVTEFISLDGVVEAPGGEEFEHPNWAFAFDRGDEGEQFKVDEALGAEALLLGRKTYEGFAAAWPGYEGELADKYNGMPKYVVSRTLTDPAWNNTHVLGGDLVEEVTALKKAVEGELQVAGSIQLVQGLIANDLVDEIHLMTFPIILGTGRRLFGETPDKSTWKLTESRTVGEGIPITIFRRADQK, from the coding sequence ATGGGCAGGATCGTCGTAACCGAGTTCATCTCGCTCGACGGTGTCGTCGAGGCCCCCGGCGGCGAGGAGTTCGAACACCCGAACTGGGCGTTCGCCTTCGACCGCGGCGACGAAGGCGAGCAGTTCAAGGTCGACGAAGCGCTCGGGGCCGAGGCGCTGCTGCTCGGCCGCAAGACCTACGAGGGCTTCGCCGCCGCGTGGCCGGGCTACGAGGGCGAGCTCGCCGACAAGTACAACGGCATGCCCAAGTACGTGGTCTCGCGCACCCTCACCGATCCGGCGTGGAACAACACCCACGTGCTCGGCGGCGACCTCGTCGAGGAGGTCACGGCGCTGAAGAAGGCGGTGGAGGGGGAGCTCCAGGTCGCCGGGAGCATCCAGCTCGTGCAGGGGCTCATCGCGAACGACCTCGTCGACGAGATCCACCTCATGACGTTCCCGATCATCCTCGGCACGGGACGGCGGCTGTTCGGGGAGACCCCCGACAAGTCGACGTGGAAGCTGACCGAGTCCAGAACGGTCGGCGAAGGCATCCCGATCACGATCTTCCGACGGGCAGATCAGAAGTAG
- a CDS encoding TetR/AcrR family transcriptional regulator — protein sequence MDDDTGQIIELLWGTPSTPSRGPRPSLSIAAIAAATIGIADADGLAAVSMQRVAEALGVTKMALYRYVTGKAQLLAVTIEAAVGDPPVLHGAGWRPRIEEWAGLLRENWLLHPWLPQATVGDRVMGPREVAWIECPVDVLAEAGLAGPQQMDAVLLLCAHVRNTLTATMSGTQPWTPGKGSGSLREQLASRNGDYAAVLSATGSGRSGDNGWRFGLELILDGLEVQIARAAARA from the coding sequence ATGGACGACGACACCGGGCAGATCATCGAGCTGCTCTGGGGAACGCCGAGCACGCCCAGCCGCGGGCCGCGGCCGTCGCTCTCGATCGCCGCGATCGCGGCGGCGACGATCGGGATCGCCGACGCCGACGGGCTCGCCGCCGTCTCCATGCAGCGGGTGGCGGAGGCCCTCGGCGTCACGAAGATGGCGCTGTACCGGTACGTGACGGGCAAGGCACAGCTGCTCGCCGTCACGATCGAGGCCGCGGTCGGCGACCCGCCGGTCCTCCACGGCGCCGGCTGGCGGCCCCGGATCGAGGAGTGGGCGGGGCTGCTCCGGGAGAACTGGTTGCTCCACCCGTGGCTGCCGCAGGCCACGGTGGGGGACCGGGTGATGGGTCCCCGCGAGGTCGCGTGGATCGAGTGCCCGGTCGACGTGCTCGCCGAGGCCGGGCTCGCCGGCCCCCAGCAGATGGACGCCGTCCTGCTGCTGTGCGCCCACGTGCGCAACACGCTGACGGCCACGATGTCCGGCACGCAGCCGTGGACCCCGGGCAAGGGGTCCGGCTCGCTGCGCGAGCAGCTCGCATCGCGCAACGGCGACTACGCGGCCGTGCTGAGCGCCACCGGGTCCGGCCGGTCCGGGGACAACGGTTGGCGGTTCGGGCTCGAGCTCATCCTGGACGGGCTCGAGGTGCAGATCGCCAGGGCTGCGGCACGCGCCTGA
- a CDS encoding dihydrofolate reductase family protein: MGSIKSGLFISLDGVIESPETWHFDYWNDEMGAAVGALMEGNDAMLLGRKTYDGFAEYWPQADPDDPMTKQMNEAQKYVVSSTLTEATWENSTIVSGDVKAELTELKQDKQLGTTGSAVLVRWLLEQELIDELHLLVHPVVIGTGQKLFEDGAKVPLKLLSSATFETGVVHLIYGPATS; encoded by the coding sequence ATGGGATCCATCAAGTCCGGCCTGTTCATCTCGCTCGACGGCGTGATCGAGTCGCCGGAGACCTGGCACTTCGACTACTGGAACGACGAGATGGGAGCAGCCGTCGGCGCGCTGATGGAGGGCAACGACGCCATGCTGCTCGGCCGCAAGACCTACGACGGGTTCGCCGAGTACTGGCCCCAGGCCGACCCGGACGACCCCATGACCAAGCAGATGAACGAGGCGCAGAAGTACGTCGTGTCGAGCACCCTCACCGAGGCCACCTGGGAGAACTCGACCATCGTCAGCGGCGACGTCAAGGCGGAGCTCACCGAGCTGAAGCAGGACAAGCAGCTCGGAACGACGGGGAGCGCGGTACTGGTCCGCTGGCTCCTCGAGCAGGAGCTGATCGACGAGCTGCACCTGCTCGTGCACCCGGTCGTGATCGGGACGGGCCAGAAGCTGTTCGAGGACGGCGCGAAGGTCCCGCTGAAGCTCCTCTCCTCCGCCACCTTCGAGACCGGGGTCGTGCACCTGATCTACGGCCCGGCCACCAGCTGA
- a CDS encoding DUF885 domain-containing protein yields MTTTHSAVRPLADDYVRRLADLDTRVATSLGTHPGDDRVPDLSPEGHDAVDELDRSTLAALSAAAVVDDDDRRCARLLRERLEAQLAVSDAGEHLRTVRNIFGPPAQVRQLFELMPTTSPDGWAVVARRMGGVPDSFRGYAAASLAEGSRRGLHAAPRQVETVVGQLDDWLAGEGGSWFHSFAAKAPDGVSAAVRSELTGAADAAAAATGTLREYLADTYLPAAEGTPDAVGPDRYRLGARLSTGADLDLDEAYAWGWAEYRRIDAEMRREAEAVLPGADLRTAMRHLDENGPAVDGVEEVRAWLQQMMDTAIAELDGTHFDIAPPVRVVEAMIAPPGSAAAPYYTRPSLDFSRPGRTWLPTMGETRFPLWQLISTWYHEGVPGHHLQLAQWTHLADRLSTYQTTIGMVSGNAEGWALYAERLMDELGYLTVPGARLGYLDAQQMRAVRVVIDIGMHLQLQVPADSPLHPGETWTPEIAREFFGAHSGRPGAFLDSEIVRYLGWPGQAISYKLGERAWLAGRDAARAARGTDFDLKAWHAAALSLGSLGLDDLTDELAKL; encoded by the coding sequence GTGACGACCACGCACTCCGCCGTACGTCCCCTGGCCGACGACTACGTCCGCCGGCTCGCCGACCTCGACACCCGGGTGGCGACGTCACTGGGCACGCACCCCGGCGACGACCGGGTACCCGACCTGTCTCCCGAGGGTCATGACGCCGTCGACGAGCTGGACCGCTCGACGCTCGCGGCCCTGTCGGCCGCTGCCGTGGTCGATGACGACGACCGCCGGTGCGCCCGGCTGCTGCGCGAACGGCTCGAGGCCCAGCTGGCGGTGAGCGACGCGGGAGAGCACCTCCGCACCGTCCGCAACATCTTCGGGCCGCCGGCGCAGGTCCGGCAGCTGTTCGAGCTGATGCCCACGACCTCCCCGGACGGCTGGGCGGTGGTCGCGCGGCGGATGGGCGGGGTGCCGGACTCGTTCCGCGGCTACGCCGCCGCCTCGCTGGCCGAGGGGTCGCGACGCGGGTTGCACGCCGCCCCGCGGCAGGTGGAGACGGTGGTGGGTCAGCTCGACGACTGGCTCGCCGGCGAGGGTGGCTCGTGGTTCCACTCGTTCGCGGCGAAGGCGCCGGACGGGGTCTCGGCGGCGGTGCGGTCCGAGCTGACGGGTGCGGCCGACGCGGCGGCCGCGGCCACCGGAACGCTGCGGGAGTACCTGGCGGACACGTACCTGCCGGCGGCGGAGGGCACCCCGGACGCCGTCGGGCCGGACCGGTACCGGCTCGGCGCACGCCTGTCCACCGGCGCGGACCTCGACCTCGACGAGGCCTACGCCTGGGGGTGGGCGGAGTACCGGCGGATCGACGCGGAGATGCGCCGGGAGGCCGAGGCCGTGCTACCCGGGGCGGACCTGCGCACCGCGATGCGTCATCTCGACGAGAACGGCCCCGCGGTGGACGGCGTCGAGGAGGTGCGCGCCTGGCTGCAGCAGATGATGGACACGGCGATCGCGGAGCTGGACGGCACGCACTTCGACATCGCACCACCGGTGCGCGTCGTGGAGGCGATGATCGCGCCGCCGGGGAGCGCGGCGGCCCCGTACTACACCCGGCCGTCCCTCGACTTCTCCCGCCCGGGCCGCACGTGGCTGCCCACCATGGGCGAGACCCGGTTCCCGCTGTGGCAGCTGATCAGCACCTGGTACCACGAGGGGGTTCCGGGGCACCACCTGCAGCTGGCCCAGTGGACCCACCTCGCCGACCGGCTCTCGACGTACCAGACCACGATCGGCATGGTGTCCGGCAACGCCGAGGGCTGGGCGCTCTACGCGGAACGCCTGATGGACGAGCTGGGATACCTCACGGTGCCCGGCGCTCGGCTCGGCTACCTCGACGCGCAGCAGATGCGCGCGGTGCGCGTCGTGATCGACATCGGCATGCACCTGCAGCTGCAGGTGCCGGCCGACTCCCCGCTCCACCCGGGCGAGACCTGGACCCCGGAGATCGCGCGCGAGTTCTTCGGCGCGCACTCCGGGCGACCGGGGGCGTTCCTGGACAGCGAGATCGTCCGCTACCTCGGCTGGCCGGGCCAGGCGATCAGCTACAAGCTCGGCGAGCGGGCCTGGCTGGCCGGCCGGGACGCGGCGCGGGCGGCCCGCGGCACCGACTTCGACCTGAAGGCCTGGCACGCCGCCGCGCTGTCGCTGGGCAGCCTCGGCCTCGACGACCTCACCGACGAGCTGGCGAAGCTGTAG